The window CGCGTCGAGCCTGGCGGCGGCGGCCACGACGGCGGCGCGCTCGAGGTCGTCGGGGTAGCGCCGGAGCCAGTCCAGGACGTTCATCCCGCCGACGCTGCCCCCGACGACGGCGTGCAGTCGGCCGACGCCGAGTTCGTCCAGCAGTTCGCGCTGGGCGCGGGTCCAGTCGCCGACCGTAACCGGTGGGAAGTCGGTGCCGTAGGGCTCGCCGGTCTCGGGGTTCTCGCTTGCGGGTCCGGTCGTCCCGTAACAGGAGCCCGGCACGTTTGCACAGACGACGTAGTACTCGGTGGTGTCGATCGCCTTCCCGGGGCCGACGACGTCGCCCCACCACGCGCGGGCCTGTCCCGCGGTGTCGTCGTCGGCGTCCGGCCGGCGGGCGACGTGGGAACTTCCGGTCAGGGCGTGACAGATCAGCACGGCATTGTCACCCGTGAAGTCGCCGTACGTCTCGTAGGCTACCTCGAGCGACGGGATCGATTCGCCCGAGCGGAACTCGAACTCGCCGAGGTCGACCGTGTCTCTGGCGGTCACGTTACTCCCCCTCCTCGCTCGGACGTGTTGACGGTTCTGGATCGGCGCTTGCCCCGCTCGCCCGCGTCGCCCGCGTCGCCCGCGTCGCCCGATCGATCGCCTGCTCGAGATCCGCCAGGATGTCCTCGGGGTCCTCGATTCCCACCGACAGCCGGACGAGGTCGGGCGTGACGCCCGCCTCCTTCTGTTCTTCGGGCGATAGCTGGCCGTGGGTCGTGCTCGCGGGGTGGGTGACCAGCGTCTTCGCGTCGCCGATGTTCGCGAGGAACGAAGCCAGTTCCACGCTCTCGCAGAACGTCTTCCCCGCCTCATAGCCGCCGCGGGCGGCCGTCTCCCCGTCCCCGGCGCCGGTTTCGAGCCCGAACGCGATCATCCCGCCGAAGTCCTCGAGGTATCGGGCGGCGTTGTCGTGAGTCGGGTGGCTCTCGAGTCCGGGGTAGGTGACCCAGGCGACGTCCTCGTGGTCCGCGAGGTACTCGGCGACGATTGCCGCGTTCTCGCAGTGTCTTTCGACGCGCAGCGGCAGCGACTCGAGTCCCTGCAGCGTCTGCCAGGCGTCGAACGGGGACTGCTGGTTGCCGAGCGTCCGCAGCGACCGGTATCGGGCCGCGGCCGCGAACGGGGCCTCCGGGAAGTCCCGCGAGAAGTCGACGTCGGGGTAGGCGTGGTTCTGTCCGGCGAGTTCGTCGTAGCCGTGTTCGCCCCAGGGGAACGACCCGCCGTCGACTAAGACGCCGCCGATCGTCGTCCCGGAGCCGTGGAGCCACTTGGTCGTCGACTCCCAGACGACGTCGGCCCCGTGCTCGAGCGGGCGACAGAGCGCCGGCGTCGCGAAGGTGTTGTCGACCACGAGCGGGACGCCGTGATCGTGGGCGAGGTCGGCGAGGCGTTCGAAATCGGGGGTGACGAGCGACGGGTTGCCGATCGTCTCGACGTGGACGAACGCGGTGTCCCCGTCGATCGCTGCCTCGTAGGCGTCGTACTCGAGGGTGGGCACGAACCGGGGCTCGATGTCCCGCCGTGTCGCGGTCGTCGAGAGGTAGGTCGTCGTCCCGCCGTAGGTGTCGGTCGAACAGACGACGTTGTCGCCGGCCGTCGCGAGGAGCAGCGTCGCCGCGTCCAGCGCTGCCATTCCGCTGCCCGTCGCGACCGCGCCTGCCCCGCCCTCGAGCGTCGCGAGGCGTTTCTCGAGTGTCCGAACCGTCGGGTTCGCGATCCGGGAGTAGATGTAGCCGTCGTCCTCGAGGGCATATCGCGCGGCGGCCGTGTCGGCGTCCTCGAAGACGTAGGAGGTGGTCTGGTGGATCGGTGTCGCTCGCGCGCCGGTCGCCGGATCCGGTCCCTGACCGGCGTGTACGCTCCGTGTCCCGAACCCTCGGCTGGTCGGGTCGGCGTCGTCCCCGTCGCTCGCGTCGTCGCTCATGTTTAGTACGCATACTCCTACACGTGTATATGCGTCGTAGTAACGGCAAAATCCGCTGACCATGGGTTCGACTGGCAAGGGCCCGGTTCCGATCGCTACACTGAAACTCCGTCCGCGTAACCCTCATGCGTGTCGCGACCCCCCGAACCGTCCGACGCCGCGGACGCGTCAGATGCCGACGCCGAGCGAGAGTCGGACCGCTCGAGGCCGACAGCGGGGGCTCGAGCCGTCCTCGCGAGCGGCATCCTGCTCGGAGTCGTCATGCTCGCCGTCCTCCTGACCGACCGCCGGCACATGCTCGCGGCCAACTTCGAGGTCTACCGGGTCGCCGCCGAAACGGCCCTCGCCGGCGGGAACTTCTACGACGTCGCGCCCGAACGGTTCCCCGAGTTCTACTACCTCTACCCGCCGATCACGATCGTCCCGTTCCTCCCGTTCGCCGCGGTCGGCCGGTGGTCCGGCTTCCTCGTTCACACCGCCCTGGAGATCGCGCTCGCGCTCTCCCTGGCGGCACTGATCGCTCGCTGGATCGAGCGCCACCGCCCGCTCGCCGCGCTCGACCGCGCGCTGATCGCGGGGTTCGTCGTCGCGTCGATCCACTCCGTGCCCTCGCTCGTGTACGGGCAGGTCAATCTCCGGATGGCGCTGTCGGTCGGCGTCGGCCTGTTCCTGCTCGAGCGGGCTGTCGCCGACGATGACTCGCGACTCGAGGGGGTCGCCGGCGTCGCGCTCGGAGCCGCGGCGCTGCTGAAGGTCTTCCCGGCCGCCGTCGGCGTCTGGCTCCTCCGCCTGCGAGCGTGGCGGGCGGTGGGAGCTGCGACCGCGACCGGCCTGGGCGGCCTCGCGCTGGGTGCTGTGGCCTTCGGTCTCGACCGCACCCGGACGTTCTTCTTCGAGGCCCTGCTCCCCCGGAGCGACGGCGAGGCGTTCGTCGGTGGCCTCGACCCGGTCGCGCCATACGTGACCGTTCGGCGGCCGCTGTCCGTCCTCGTCGACCTCGAGCCGACGGCGCTGTCGGCGGTCGCCGCCATCGGTTTGCTCGTCCCGCTCGGGTTCGTCTACGCTGGTCCGCTCGAGACGCCGGTCGATCGGCTCGTGGCCGCGCACGCGACCGTGCTCGCGGTCTTCGTCTTCTTCCCGTCGTTCCCACTGTACTACGTGATCGCGTTCGCGACGCTGCTCCCGCTGCTGTACCTGCTCGAGGACCCCGCCGTTCGGGGCCTGTTCCTCGGCGGCGCGGGGCTCGCGAACCTGGCGATCACGGCCGGGACGCTCGAGGACGTCGCGGCCGCGACACCGCCGGCGGTGGGGGAACCGCTGCTGGCGATCGGGACGCCGATACTGACGCTCGCAACGCCGATGCTCGTCGGCTGTCTGCTGATGCTCGCAGGGTGTATACTGTATCGGTTCCGGCGGAGCGGTCGATCGCCCGAGTAACTGTCCGTCGCTCGAGGCCGGGGCCGCTCACGACCGCCAGAACGCGGGCGTCAACAGGACGAGCACGGGGATGATCTCGATGCGACCGATCCACATCATGACGATCATGATCGAGCGGGTCGTCGTCGGGAACCCGTGGTAGTTGTCCATCGGTCCGGCCATCCCGAACGCCGGGCCGATGTTGAGGAAGATCGAGGCCGCCGCGCTCAGCGCCTCGAACTCGGTGACCGCGGTCCCCGAACGGGCCGCGTCGACGACGATAACGACCGTCAGCAGGAAGAAGATGACGATGGCCAGCAGGACGTAGTTGAAGATGTCGTTGATCGTCTCCTCGTCGACGACCTCGCTGCCCAGCCGCAGCGGCCGGACCGCGTCGGGATGGACCGACGTGAAGAGGTTCCGTCGAAACGTCTTCAGGACGACCAGCCAGCGCAGCGACTTGATCGAACAGGTCGTGCTCCCGGCCATCCCACCGAGGAACATACACAGGAACAGCGCGTGTTTCGCACCCGGGGTCCAGACGTTGAAATCGGTCGAGGCGTACCCGGTCGTCGTGATCATCGAAACCACGTTGAACAGCCCGTGGCGGACCGTTTCCTCGAGATTCCTTCCGATATCGGGATCGAACCAGAGGATCCCGACGACCACCGCGCCGAAGAACGCGATCGTCCCCAGATAGAACCGGAACTCCTCCGACTCGAGCGGGCGCTGGAACTCCCCCTGCGTGAGATAGTACAGCAACACGAAGTTCGTCGAGCCGACGATCATGAACGGGATGATCGCCCACTGGACGATCGGCGTGAACGCCCCGACACTCTCACCTTCCGGCGAGAATCCGGCGGTGGCGACGCTGGTCAACGCGTGTGAGACGGCATTGAAGAGGTTCATCTGTGGTGCCAAACCGAGCAGATGGAGTCCGTAGAGGACGGCGACCGCAAGCAGCGTGAGACCGACGTACAGCCCCCAGATCAGCCGTGCCGTCTCGGAGATCTGGGGGCGG of the Halobiforma lacisalsi AJ5 genome contains:
- a CDS encoding glycosyltransferase family 87 protein, coding for MSRPPEPSDAADASDADAERESDRSRPTAGARAVLASGILLGVVMLAVLLTDRRHMLAANFEVYRVAAETALAGGNFYDVAPERFPEFYYLYPPITIVPFLPFAAVGRWSGFLVHTALEIALALSLAALIARWIERHRPLAALDRALIAGFVVASIHSVPSLVYGQVNLRMALSVGVGLFLLERAVADDDSRLEGVAGVALGAAALLKVFPAAVGVWLLRLRAWRAVGAATATGLGGLALGAVAFGLDRTRTFFFEALLPRSDGEAFVGGLDPVAPYVTVRRPLSVLVDLEPTALSAVAAIGLLVPLGFVYAGPLETPVDRLVAAHATVLAVFVFFPSFPLYYVIAFATLLPLLYLLEDPAVRGLFLGGAGLANLAITAGTLEDVAAATPPAVGEPLLAIGTPILTLATPMLVGCLLMLAGCILYRFRRSGRSPE
- a CDS encoding O-acetylhomoserine aminocarboxypropyltransferase/cysteine synthase family protein, which codes for MSDDASDGDDADPTSRGFGTRSVHAGQGPDPATGARATPIHQTTSYVFEDADTAAARYALEDDGYIYSRIANPTVRTLEKRLATLEGGAGAVATGSGMAALDAATLLLATAGDNVVCSTDTYGGTTTYLSTTATRRDIEPRFVPTLEYDAYEAAIDGDTAFVHVETIGNPSLVTPDFERLADLAHDHGVPLVVDNTFATPALCRPLEHGADVVWESTTKWLHGSGTTIGGVLVDGGSFPWGEHGYDELAGQNHAYPDVDFSRDFPEAPFAAAARYRSLRTLGNQQSPFDAWQTLQGLESLPLRVERHCENAAIVAEYLADHEDVAWVTYPGLESHPTHDNAARYLEDFGGMIAFGLETGAGDGETAARGGYEAGKTFCESVELASFLANIGDAKTLVTHPASTTHGQLSPEEQKEAGVTPDLVRLSVGIEDPEDILADLEQAIDRATRATRATRASGASADPEPSTRPSEEGE
- a CDS encoding TrkH family potassium uptake protein, whose translation is MRIRVDWRSSCSLTGTVLRWLAVPLAAPLGLALLDGDDPRPFLVAIAITVVVGTALEQLKADRDLGQRESFLMVALTWLGVAVVGAVPFFVAGTGTIAHPVDALFESMSGLTTTGATVLEDFTIHDRSILLWRQLLQWLGGLGILIVAIGLLSHLMVGGAQLMETESQTQNVRKLRPQISETARLIWGLYVGLTLLAVAVLYGLHLLGLAPQMNLFNAVSHALTSVATAGFSPEGESVGAFTPIVQWAIIPFMIVGSTNFVLLYYLTQGEFQRPLESEEFRFYLGTIAFFGAVVVGILWFDPDIGRNLEETVRHGLFNVVSMITTTGYASTDFNVWTPGAKHALFLCMFLGGMAGSTTCSIKSLRWLVVLKTFRRNLFTSVHPDAVRPLRLGSEVVDEETINDIFNYVLLAIVIFFLLTVVIVVDAARSGTAVTEFEALSAAASIFLNIGPAFGMAGPMDNYHGFPTTTRSIMIVMMWIGRIEIIPVLVLLTPAFWRS